Proteins from one Flavobacterium sp. N2038 genomic window:
- a CDS encoding lactonase family protein, which yields MKLKINLLTITFLVTFNLFSQSTYVFLGSYNRDKEAESIQVYQLDTLKGKLIKITSVKNVINPSYLTLSPNGKYLYACTETKTPNAGSVSSFEFNPQNKTLTFLNKQTSGGENPVYVSVHKNGKWLVNANYTEGSVSVHPILENGQIDSMVQNFQYTDGSVNKERQARSHVHSAVFSPQFDYLFLPDLGADKIRSYAFDETLKEPLKETANPFTKTDLEAGPRHFTFHPNEKFGYCIEEMAGTISVYDYENGMLKKIQRINTHPDQIKEGFESSDIHISPDGKFLYATNRGKENNIAIFSIAENGLLKNIGYQSTLGKHPRIFSIDESGKFLIATNVISGNVIVFKRNTKTGMLKKTGKEIKMENVSCVQIKQI from the coding sequence TTGAAACTAAAAATCAACCTCCTTACAATTACCTTTCTGGTAACTTTCAATCTTTTTTCTCAGAGTACGTATGTTTTTCTGGGATCTTATAACCGGGATAAAGAAGCCGAATCGATTCAGGTTTATCAATTGGATACTTTAAAAGGAAAGCTGATTAAAATAACTTCAGTAAAAAATGTCATAAACCCTTCCTATTTGACTCTTTCGCCAAACGGAAAATATCTTTATGCGTGTACAGAAACCAAAACACCAAATGCAGGAAGTGTTAGCAGTTTTGAATTTAATCCGCAAAACAAAACCTTAACTTTTTTGAATAAACAAACAAGCGGTGGCGAAAATCCGGTTTATGTATCGGTTCATAAAAATGGTAAATGGCTTGTAAACGCCAATTATACCGAAGGAAGCGTTTCTGTTCATCCGATTTTAGAAAACGGGCAAATTGATTCTATGGTGCAAAACTTTCAATATACTGACGGAAGTGTAAATAAAGAAAGGCAAGCAAGATCACATGTTCATTCGGCAGTATTTTCTCCTCAGTTTGATTATCTGTTTTTACCCGATTTAGGTGCTGATAAAATTCGTTCATATGCCTTTGATGAAACCCTGAAGGAACCTTTAAAGGAAACAGCAAATCCTTTTACAAAAACTGATTTAGAAGCCGGGCCGAGACATTTTACTTTTCATCCTAATGAGAAATTTGGCTATTGTATTGAAGAAATGGCAGGCACAATTAGTGTTTATGACTATGAAAACGGAATGCTCAAAAAAATTCAGCGAATTAATACCCATCCTGATCAGATTAAAGAAGGATTTGAAAGCTCTGACATTCATATTTCTCCCGACGGAAAATTTCTGTACGCCACAAACCGCGGAAAAGAAAATAATATTGCCATTTTTTCTATCGCTGAAAATGGTCTTTTGAAAAACATTGGCTATCAATCGACTTTAGGAAAACATCCAAGAATTTTTTCTATTGATGAAAGTGGAAAATTCCTAATTGCAACCAATGTTATTTCAGGAAATGTAATTGTCTTTAAACGAAATACAAAAACCGGAATGCTAAAAAAGACAGGAAAAGAAATTAAAATGGAAAACGTTTCCTGTGTTCAGATCAAACAAATTTAA
- a CDS encoding GNAT family N-acetyltransferase gives MTPNNFNLQPDFLENEITKLIPLEEKHFEALFEAASDPLIWEQNPLKNRYQREDFKTFFEIIMTKSPFLILDKQTNEIMGTTSFYDYSPEKSSVGIGYTFITREYWGGPYNKSNKKLMIDYAFQHVDSVLFHVGAENFRSQKAVLKLGAEKINDIEFNINGVDVPYFEYELRKEERRLINRS, from the coding sequence ATGACACCAAATAATTTCAATTTACAGCCGGATTTCTTAGAAAACGAAATTACAAAGTTAATTCCGCTAGAGGAAAAACATTTTGAAGCACTATTTGAAGCTGCTTCTGACCCGCTGATCTGGGAACAGAATCCTTTAAAAAACCGATATCAAAGAGAAGATTTTAAAACATTTTTTGAAATCATAATGACAAAAAGCCCCTTCTTGATTCTCGATAAACAAACGAACGAAATTATGGGAACAACTAGTTTTTACGATTACAGTCCAGAAAAATCCAGCGTAGGAATTGGTTACACTTTCATTACAAGAGAATATTGGGGTGGACCTTATAATAAATCCAACAAAAAATTAATGATAGATTATGCTTTTCAACACGTTGATTCGGTCCTTTTTCATGTTGGAGCTGAAAATTTCCGTTCTCAAAAAGCCGTTTTAAAACTCGGAGCTGAAAAAATCAATGATATTGAATTTAATATTAATGGTGTCGATGTTCCGTATTTTGAGTATGAATTGAGAAAAGAGGAAAGAAGGCTTATTAATCGTTCTTAA
- a CDS encoding GNAT family N-acetyltransferase, translating into METSILNLQPEILENESVKLVPLQKTDFEKLYKVASDPLIWEQHPNKNRYERDVFLNFFEGAIESKGAFLILDKITNEVAGSTRFYEYDPENKTVFIGYTFYGRKFWGTGFNTQVKKMMLDYSFQSVEKVNFHIGSENYRSQKAIEKLGAKKIDEIEVAYYNEPSRHNFVYQIEK; encoded by the coding sequence ATGGAAACATCAATTTTAAATTTACAACCGGAAATACTAGAAAATGAATCTGTAAAATTAGTTCCACTACAAAAAACAGATTTTGAAAAACTCTATAAAGTGGCTTCAGATCCTTTAATCTGGGAACAGCATCCGAATAAAAATCGCTATGAAAGAGACGTATTTCTAAACTTTTTTGAAGGTGCAATAGAAAGCAAAGGTGCTTTTCTTATCCTCGATAAAATCACAAATGAAGTCGCGGGAAGCACACGATTTTATGAATATGACCCCGAAAATAAAACTGTTTTTATTGGCTATACTTTTTATGGAAGAAAATTTTGGGGAACAGGTTTTAATACTCAGGTAAAAAAAATGATGCTCGATTACTCCTTTCAGTCTGTAGAAAAAGTAAATTTTCATATTGGTTCAGAAAATTATCGTTCTCAAAAAGCAATCGAAAAATTAGGAGCAAAAAAAATTGACGAAATAGAAGTTGCTTATTATAATGAACCTTCGCGTCATAATTTTGTTTATCAAATAGAAAAATAA
- a CDS encoding TIGR00730 family Rossman fold protein — protein MKSITVFCASSFGTEKIYEEQAVALGKTLAQQNIQLIYGGANVGLMGAVADGALNAGGTVIGVLPDFLRSKEIAHKGLTELILVESMHERKTKMNDLCDGVIALPGGFGTLEELFEMLTWAQLGLHKKPIAILNVNGYYDALLELLKTMTEKGLLKEANQKMLLVSPDIDDLLNQMKNYTPPAVGKWINKEEV, from the coding sequence ATGAAAAGCATTACTGTTTTTTGTGCCTCAAGTTTTGGCACTGAAAAAATTTATGAAGAACAAGCTGTAGCATTGGGTAAAACACTGGCTCAGCAAAATATACAATTAATATATGGCGGCGCCAATGTTGGTTTAATGGGCGCTGTTGCAGATGGGGCATTAAACGCAGGTGGAACGGTAATTGGCGTACTACCTGATTTTTTAAGATCTAAAGAAATCGCACATAAAGGCCTGACGGAATTAATCCTGGTTGAAAGTATGCACGAGCGAAAAACCAAAATGAATGATTTATGTGATGGTGTAATTGCGCTTCCCGGAGGATTTGGAACTCTCGAAGAACTTTTCGAAATGCTAACCTGGGCTCAATTAGGCCTCCATAAAAAACCAATTGCGATTTTAAATGTTAACGGCTATTATGATGCTCTTTTAGAATTATTAAAAACCATGACAGAAAAAGGTTTACTAAAAGAAGCCAATCAAAAAATGCTCTTGGTAAGTCCTGATATTGATGATTTATTAAATCAAATGAAAAATTATACTCCGCCAGCAGTCGGAAAGTGGATTAATAAAGAAGAAGTTTAA